A genomic stretch from Engraulis encrasicolus isolate BLACKSEA-1 chromosome 12, IST_EnEncr_1.0, whole genome shotgun sequence includes:
- the il22 gene encoding interleukin-22, with protein sequence MKALLSFALVLMCSVAWGDAASIIPPKHHRRPKPLDNSVTWNNLMVVAKHAQAKDKDHETRLIPVISEEKLKDNDTCCMNANILDYYLRNVLTTEGEHHKRLPAVKQDLHRVKRDLENHASCDPQKYDENEYNQKFRKNYRAAGTDAPNKAIGEMDILFHYLFESCN encoded by the exons ATGAAGGCTTTACTCAGTTTTGCTCTGGTGCTGATGTGCTCCGTTGCCTGGGGAGACGCAGCCTCCATCATCCCACCCAAGCATCACCGCCGCCCAAAGCCCCTGGACAACTCTGTCACTTGGAATAACCTCATGGTGGTAGCCAAACAT GCCCAAGCAAAGGACAAGGACCATGAGACCCGCCTGATTCCCGTTATCTCTGAGGAGAAATTAAAG GATAACGACACTTGCTGCATGAACGCCAACATTCTGGATTATTACCTGAGGAACGTGCTGACCACTGAGGGCGAGCATCACAAGCGTCTTCCCGCTGTCAAGCAGGACCTACACAGAGTGAAGCGAGACTTGGAAAATCACGCCAGCTGT GACCCCCAGAAATACGACGAGAACGAGTACAACCAGAAATTTAGAAAGAATTACCGGGCG gCGGGAACTGATGCGCCCAACAAGGCAATAGGTGAGATGGACATCCTCTTCCACTATCTCTTTGAGTCATGCAACTGA